The following are encoded in a window of Periplaneta americana isolate PAMFEO1 chromosome 13, P.americana_PAMFEO1_priV1, whole genome shotgun sequence genomic DNA:
- the LOC138712398 gene encoding sodium-coupled neutral amino acid transporter 7-like isoform X1, which yields MHRLLNDEDSVINSGNELLLTTVASSNIEDEQTPRTSGSGRLSAIFLIINAALGAGLLNFPQAFDQAGGIVTAIIVQAVLLFWIVGALLILAHCADATCARTLQDALEGLYGRPGLIACSVAVALYCFGTCVTFLIIIGDQFDRVLSSVHGVDFCHYWYMNRSFTVAVTSCAFILPLCYSKRIDFLKYVSSLGVVAVLYIVALIVYQKCMGNFVPGPIKTSPTNWTDVFLVVPVICFGYQCHVSVIPIYACLRERTMANFALCSSVAIFVCVAAYSLTGIFGYLTFGSFVTSDVLESYSGSNAIVLIGIVAIAIKTYTTYPILLFCGREAVSNLWTNLLYSNESDVAIREPRRRVAIATVWFILTLVLALVSPDIGSVINILGSLAAIFIFVFPGLCLMQSAFPLHLNKDKLKLVAGILFILLGTFIFGVVFVQAIIHFYENPIPSIKLCV from the exons ATGCACAGACTTCTAAATGACGAAGATTCTGTTATTAACAGTGGAAACGAGTTGTTGCTCACGACAGTAGCGAGCAGCAATATAGAAGATGAACAGACTCCAAGAACAA GTGGATCAGGTCGCTTGTCAGCAATATTTCTTATCATCAATGCAGCATTGGGTGCTGGTCTGCTCAATTTCCCCCAGGCATTCGATCAAGCTGGTGGAATTGTGACAGCTATTATTGTTCAAGCG GTTCTGTTGTTTTGGATAGTGGGTGCACTTCTGATCCTTGCCCACTGTGCTGATGCAACCTGTGCTCGAACATTACAAGATGCCCTGGAGGGGCTATATGGCCGGCCTGGGCTAATTGCTTGCTCAGTGGCTGTTGCTCTGTACTGTTTTGGAACATgtgttacatttttaattattattggagATCAGTTTGATAGAG TATTGTCATCTGTTCATGGTGTTGATTTCTGCCACTACTGGTACATGAATCGCAGTTTCACAGTGGCAGTCACTTCGTGTGCATTCATCTTACCTCTCTGCTACTCTAAGAGAATTGACTTCCTGAAATATGTGag TTCTTTAGGTGTGGTTGCGGTGCTATACATTGTAGCACTAATCGTGTATCAGAAATGTATGGGAAATTTTGTTCCTGGCCCCATCAAAACAAGTCCTACTAATTGGACAGATGTGTTTCTTGTTGTGCCTGTTATTTGCTTCGGTTACCAG TGCCATGTGAGTGTGATACCAATCTACGCCTGTCTCCGTGAGCGAACTATGGCTAACTTCGCGCTGTGTTCGTCTGTTGCAATCTTTGTATGTGTGGCAGCATACTCACTGACTGGAATATTCGGATATCTCACGTTTGGTTCATTTGTAACTAGTGATGTTCTTGAATCCTACTCTGGCTCCAATGCCATTGTACTTATTGGAATTGTGGCAATAGCTATCAAAACTTATACAACATATCCAATACTACTCTTCTGTGGCAG GGAGGCTGTCAGCAACCTTTGGACGAATTTATTGTACAGTAATGAGAGTGATGTGGCAATCAGGGAACCGAGACGACGTGTTGCCATAGCTACAGTGTGGTTCATTCTCACCCTGGTCTTGGCTCTAGTTAGTCCAGATATAGGCTCTGTCATTAACATACTTGGAAGTCTGGCagccatttttatatttgtttttccag GTTTGTGCCTTATGCAGTCTGCCTTTCCACTACATCTCAACAAGGACAAACTTAAACTTGTTGCTGGAATtctctttattcttcttggaACATTTATTTTTGGAGTGGTGTTTGTTCAGGCCATTATTCATTTTTACGAGAATCCTATACCATCCATAAAGCTTTGTGTGTAA
- the LOC138712398 gene encoding sodium-coupled neutral amino acid transporter 7-like isoform X3 — protein MELTTIQTFFTTEILQGGSGRLSAIFLIINAALGAGLLNFPQAFDQAGGIVTAIIVQAVLLFWIVGALLILAHCADATCARTLQDALEGLYGRPGLIACSVAVALYCFGTCVTFLIIIGDQFDRVLSSVHGVDFCHYWYMNRSFTVAVTSCAFILPLCYSKRIDFLKYVSSLGVVAVLYIVALIVYQKCMGNFVPGPIKTSPTNWTDVFLVVPVICFGYQCHVSVIPIYACLRERTMANFALCSSVAIFVCVAAYSLTGIFGYLTFGSFVTSDVLESYSGSNAIVLIGIVAIAIKTYTTYPILLFCGREAVSNLWTNLLYSNESDVAIREPRRRVAIATVWFILTLVLALVSPDIGSVINILGSLAAIFIFVFPGLCLMQSAFPLHLNKDKLKLVAGILFILLGTFIFGVVFVQAIIHFYENPIPSIKLCV, from the exons GTGGATCAGGTCGCTTGTCAGCAATATTTCTTATCATCAATGCAGCATTGGGTGCTGGTCTGCTCAATTTCCCCCAGGCATTCGATCAAGCTGGTGGAATTGTGACAGCTATTATTGTTCAAGCG GTTCTGTTGTTTTGGATAGTGGGTGCACTTCTGATCCTTGCCCACTGTGCTGATGCAACCTGTGCTCGAACATTACAAGATGCCCTGGAGGGGCTATATGGCCGGCCTGGGCTAATTGCTTGCTCAGTGGCTGTTGCTCTGTACTGTTTTGGAACATgtgttacatttttaattattattggagATCAGTTTGATAGAG TATTGTCATCTGTTCATGGTGTTGATTTCTGCCACTACTGGTACATGAATCGCAGTTTCACAGTGGCAGTCACTTCGTGTGCATTCATCTTACCTCTCTGCTACTCTAAGAGAATTGACTTCCTGAAATATGTGag TTCTTTAGGTGTGGTTGCGGTGCTATACATTGTAGCACTAATCGTGTATCAGAAATGTATGGGAAATTTTGTTCCTGGCCCCATCAAAACAAGTCCTACTAATTGGACAGATGTGTTTCTTGTTGTGCCTGTTATTTGCTTCGGTTACCAG TGCCATGTGAGTGTGATACCAATCTACGCCTGTCTCCGTGAGCGAACTATGGCTAACTTCGCGCTGTGTTCGTCTGTTGCAATCTTTGTATGTGTGGCAGCATACTCACTGACTGGAATATTCGGATATCTCACGTTTGGTTCATTTGTAACTAGTGATGTTCTTGAATCCTACTCTGGCTCCAATGCCATTGTACTTATTGGAATTGTGGCAATAGCTATCAAAACTTATACAACATATCCAATACTACTCTTCTGTGGCAG GGAGGCTGTCAGCAACCTTTGGACGAATTTATTGTACAGTAATGAGAGTGATGTGGCAATCAGGGAACCGAGACGACGTGTTGCCATAGCTACAGTGTGGTTCATTCTCACCCTGGTCTTGGCTCTAGTTAGTCCAGATATAGGCTCTGTCATTAACATACTTGGAAGTCTGGCagccatttttatatttgtttttccag GTTTGTGCCTTATGCAGTCTGCCTTTCCACTACATCTCAACAAGGACAAACTTAAACTTGTTGCTGGAATtctctttattcttcttggaACATTTATTTTTGGAGTGGTGTTTGTTCAGGCCATTATTCATTTTTACGAGAATCCTATACCATCCATAAAGCTTTGTGTGTAA